From Cuculus canorus isolate bCucCan1 chromosome 7, bCucCan1.pri, whole genome shotgun sequence, one genomic window encodes:
- the NKX1-2 gene encoding NK1 transcription factor-related protein 2, translated as MPQCPERGAAAAPTRRKTSFSILDILDPRKFSRSRGPGGASRAGERDKTFGAIAAGRDGASGSAGNEPEPHDAHCPAERSAAAAEQECAQAVPHGAGPGEPCGTARAGLEQPCGAGGASPEQPCGAEGLGPGEPCGAGGAGVEQPCGAAGAGPEEPCGAGPEQPSSPRGRRRCGASSKPRRARTAFTYEQLVALESKFRATRYLSVCERLSLALSLSLTETQVKIWFQNRRTKWKKQHPGAEGAASPGSPSAAPLPALPAARSPPRPPLPPLPALLPLGGGPFAPFLGPAYLGPFYAPHL; from the exons ATGCCCCAATGCCCGGAGCGCGGGGCCGCGGCGGCCCCCACCCGCCGTAAAACCTCCTTCTCTATCTTAGACATCCTGGACCCGCGGAAATTCAGCAGGAGCCGCGGCCCGGGCGGCGCCTCCCGCGCGGGAGAGCGGGACAAAACTTTTGGAGCGATCGCGGCGGGACGGGACGGAGCCTCCGGCAGCGCCGGGAACGAACCGGAGCCGCATG ATGCGCACTGCCCGGCGGAGCGCAGCGCGGCGGCAGCGGAGCAGGAGTGCGCCCAGGCGGTCCCGCACGGGGCCGGTCCCGGTGAGCCGTGCGGGACGGCCAGAGCCGGTCTAGAGCAGCCGTGCGGGGCCGGAGGAGCCAGCCCGGAGCAGCCGTGCGGAGCCGAAGGACTCGGTCCCGGGGAGCCGTGCGGGGCCGGAGGCGCTGGTGTGGAGCAGCCGTGCGGGGCGGCAGGGGCCGGTCCCGAGGAGCCGTGCGGGGCCGGCCCCGAGCAGCCGAGCTCGCCGCGGGGCCGGCGGCGATGCGGGGCGAGCAGCAAGCCGCGGCGGGCGCGCACCGCCTTCACCTACGAGCAGCTGGTGGCCCTGGAGAGCAAGTTCCGCGCCACGCGGTACCTGTCGGTGTGCGAGCGGCTCAGTCTGGCGCTCTCGCTCAGCCTCACCGAGACGCAGGTGAAGATTTGGTTCCAGAACCGCCGCACCAAGTGGAAGAAGCAGCACCCGGGCGCCGAGGGGGCCGCGTCCCCCGGCAGCCCCTCCGCCGCCCCGCTGCCCGCACTGCCCGCCGCCCGCTCCCCGCCGCGCCCCCCGCTGCCGCCGCTCCCCGCGCTGCTCCCGCTGGGCGGCGGCCCCTTCGCCCCCTTCCTCGGGCCCGCCTACCTCGGGCCCTTCTACGCCCCGCACCTCTGA
- the LHPP gene encoding phospholysine phosphohistidine inorganic pyrophosphate phosphatase isoform X5 has translation MAGWARAARGLLLDVSGVLYDSGGGGGGAPIAGSAEAVRRIKASGLKLRFCTNETQATRENFVKKLQGLGFDISVDEVTAPAPAACRILKERGLRPHLLVHDDLVPEFAEIDKANPNCVVIGDAAENFTYANLNEAFRLLIGMEKPVLISLGRGRYYKETDGLKLDVGAYMKALEYACDVQAEVVGKPAKMFFESALAEMGVTPQEVLR, from the exons aTGGCCGGGTGGGCGCGCGCGGCGCGGGGGCTGCTGCTCGATGTGAGCGGCGTCCTGTACGacagcggcggcggcggcgggggggcgCCTATCGCGGGCTCGGCCGAGGCCGTGCGCAG GATCAAAGCGTCCGGTCTGAAGCTTCGGTTCTGCACTAACGAAACCCAGGCGACCCGGGAGAACTTCGTGAAGAAACTCCAGGGCTTGGGCTTTGACATCTCTGTGGACGAAGTCACtgccccagcaccagcagcctgCCGCATTCTGAAGGAGCGTGGCCTGAGGCCACACTTGCTCGTGCACGACG atCTTGTCCCTGAATTTGCTGAAATTGATAAAGCAAATCCAAACTGTGTGGTTATTGGAGATGCAGCAGAGAACTTCACCTATGCAAACCTTAATGAAGCTTTCCGACTTCTGATTGGCATGGAGAAGCCTGTTTTGATCTCGCTTGGAAGAGG ACGCTACTATAAAGAAACCGATGGTCTGAAACTTGATGTTGGAGCATATATGAAGGCATTAGAG tatgcTTGTGATGTTCAAGCTGAGGTAGTgggaaaaccagcaaaaatgttttttgagtCAGCCTTAGCAGAAATGGGAGTTACACCACAAGAG
- the LHPP gene encoding phospholysine phosphohistidine inorganic pyrophosphate phosphatase isoform X4, protein MAGWARAARGLLLDVSGVLYDSGGGGGGAPIAGSAEAVRRIKASGLKLRFCTNETQATRENFVKKLQGLGFDISVDEVTAPAPAACRILKERGLRPHLLVHDDLVPEFAEIDKANPNCVVIGDAAENFTYANLNEAFRLLIGMEKPVLISLGRGRYYKETDGLKLDVGAYMKALEYACDVQAEVVGKPAKMFFESALAEMGVTPQEAIMIGDDIVNDVGGAQQCGMRAVQVRTGKFREKTWENICRVP, encoded by the exons aTGGCCGGGTGGGCGCGCGCGGCGCGGGGGCTGCTGCTCGATGTGAGCGGCGTCCTGTACGacagcggcggcggcggcgggggggcgCCTATCGCGGGCTCGGCCGAGGCCGTGCGCAG GATCAAAGCGTCCGGTCTGAAGCTTCGGTTCTGCACTAACGAAACCCAGGCGACCCGGGAGAACTTCGTGAAGAAACTCCAGGGCTTGGGCTTTGACATCTCTGTGGACGAAGTCACtgccccagcaccagcagcctgCCGCATTCTGAAGGAGCGTGGCCTGAGGCCACACTTGCTCGTGCACGACG atCTTGTCCCTGAATTTGCTGAAATTGATAAAGCAAATCCAAACTGTGTGGTTATTGGAGATGCAGCAGAGAACTTCACCTATGCAAACCTTAATGAAGCTTTCCGACTTCTGATTGGCATGGAGAAGCCTGTTTTGATCTCGCTTGGAAGAGG ACGCTACTATAAAGAAACCGATGGTCTGAAACTTGATGTTGGAGCATATATGAAGGCATTAGAG tatgcTTGTGATGTTCAAGCTGAGGTAGTgggaaaaccagcaaaaatgttttttgagtCAGCCTTAGCAGAAATGGGAGTTACACCACAAGAG GCCATCATGATTGGAGATGATATTGTGAATGATGTAGGAGGTGCCCAGCAGTGCGGCATGAGAGCGGTGCAAGTGCGGACAGGGAAGTTCAG
- the LHPP gene encoding phospholysine phosphohistidine inorganic pyrophosphate phosphatase isoform X3, protein MAGWARAARGLLLDVSGVLYDSGGGGGGAPIAGSAEAVRRIKASGLKLRFCTNETQATRENFVKKLQGLGFDISVDEVTAPAPAACRILKERGLRPHLLVHDDLVPEFAEIDKANPNCVVIGDAAENFTYANLNEAFRLLIGMEKPVLISLGRGRYYKETDGLKLDVGAYMKALEYACDVQAEVVGKPAKMFFESALAEMGVTPQEAIMIGDDIVNDVGGAQQCGMRAVQVRTGKFRLVHAVHPVLHRGKCGKRESKCLAMKITPM, encoded by the exons aTGGCCGGGTGGGCGCGCGCGGCGCGGGGGCTGCTGCTCGATGTGAGCGGCGTCCTGTACGacagcggcggcggcggcgggggggcgCCTATCGCGGGCTCGGCCGAGGCCGTGCGCAG GATCAAAGCGTCCGGTCTGAAGCTTCGGTTCTGCACTAACGAAACCCAGGCGACCCGGGAGAACTTCGTGAAGAAACTCCAGGGCTTGGGCTTTGACATCTCTGTGGACGAAGTCACtgccccagcaccagcagcctgCCGCATTCTGAAGGAGCGTGGCCTGAGGCCACACTTGCTCGTGCACGACG atCTTGTCCCTGAATTTGCTGAAATTGATAAAGCAAATCCAAACTGTGTGGTTATTGGAGATGCAGCAGAGAACTTCACCTATGCAAACCTTAATGAAGCTTTCCGACTTCTGATTGGCATGGAGAAGCCTGTTTTGATCTCGCTTGGAAGAGG ACGCTACTATAAAGAAACCGATGGTCTGAAACTTGATGTTGGAGCATATATGAAGGCATTAGAG tatgcTTGTGATGTTCAAGCTGAGGTAGTgggaaaaccagcaaaaatgttttttgagtCAGCCTTAGCAGAAATGGGAGTTACACCACAAGAG GCCATCATGATTGGAGATGATATTGTGAATGATGTAGGAGGTGCCCAGCAGTGCGGCATGAGAGCGGTGCAAGTGCGGACAGGGAAGTTCAGGTTAGTGCACGCTGTACACCCTGTGCTCCATAGAGGCAAgtgtggaaaaagagaaagtaaat